A portion of the Helicobacter pylori NQ4053 genome contains these proteins:
- the flgR gene encoding transcriptional activator FlgR — protein sequence MKIAIVEDDINMRKSLELFFELQDDLEIVSFKNPKDALAKLDESFDLVITDINMPHMDGLEFLRLLEGKYESIVITGNATLNKAIDSIRLGVKDFFQKPFKPELLLESIYRTKKVLEFQKKHPLEKPLKKPHKHSFLATSKALEESKRQALKVASTDANVMLLGESGVGKEVFAHFIHQHSQRSKHPFIAINMSAIPEHLLESELFGYQKGAFTDATAPKMGLFESANKGTIFLDEIAEMPLQLQSKLLRVVQEKEITRLGDNKSVKIDVRFISATNANMKEKIASKEFREDLFFRLQIVPITIAPLRERVEEILPIAEIKLKEVCDAYHLGSKSFSKNAAKRLLEYSWHGNVRELLGVVERAAILSEETEIQEKDLFLER from the coding sequence ATGAAAATCGCCATTGTAGAAGATGATATTAACATGCGTAAAAGCCTGGAGCTTTTTTTTGAGCTTCAGGACGATTTAGAGATTGTGAGCTTTAAAAACCCTAAAGACGCTTTAGCCAAGTTAGATGAAAGCTTTGATTTGGTCATCACGGATATTAACATGCCCCATATGGACGGCTTGGAATTTTTACGCCTTTTAGAGGGCAAGTATGAATCCATTGTGATTACCGGTAATGCGACCTTGAATAAAGCCATTGATTCCATTCGTTTAGGCGTGAAAGACTTTTTCCAAAAACCTTTTAAACCAGAATTGCTTTTAGAGTCCATCTATCGCACTAAAAAAGTTTTAGAATTTCAAAAAAAACACCCTTTAGAAAAACCTTTAAAAAAACCACACAAACACAGCTTTTTAGCCACTTCAAAAGCTTTAGAAGAGAGCAAACGACAAGCCTTAAAAGTCGCAAGCACGGACGCTAATGTCATGCTATTAGGCGAAAGCGGGGTGGGTAAGGAGGTTTTTGCTCATTTTATCCACCAGCATTCCCAGCGATCCAAACACCCTTTTATAGCGATCAACATGTCTGCAATCCCAGAGCATCTATTAGAAAGCGAGCTTTTTGGGTATCAAAAAGGGGCGTTCACGGACGCCACAGCGCCTAAAATGGGGCTTTTTGAGAGCGCTAATAAAGGCACGATCTTTTTAGATGAAATCGCTGAAATGCCCCTTCAACTGCAAAGCAAACTTTTAAGAGTGGTTCAAGAAAAAGAAATCACGCGCCTTGGGGATAATAAAAGCGTTAAAATTGATGTTCGTTTCATTTCCGCTACCAACGCTAACATGAAAGAAAAAATCGCTTCAAAAGAATTTAGAGAAGATTTGTTTTTCCGCTTGCAAATCGTGCCTATAACTATCGCGCCTTTGAGAGAGAGGGTAGAAGAGATCTTGCCCATTGCTGAAATTAAACTTAAAGAAGTGTGCGATGCGTATCATTTGGGGTCAAAATCTTTTTCAAAAAACGCCGCAAAACGCCTTTTAGAATACTCTTGGCATGGGAACGTGCGAGAGCTTTTAGGCGTCGTGGAAAGAGCAGCGATTTTAAGCGAAGAAACAGAAATCCAAGAGAAAGATTTGTTTTTAGAAAGGTAG
- the uvrA gene encoding excinuclease ABC subunit UvrA: MQHKTIMDKIIIQGARENNLKNIFLEIPKNQFVVFTGLSGSGKSTLAFDTLYAEGQRRYLESLSSYARQFLDKVGKPNVDKIEGLTPAIAIDQKTTSKNPRSTVGTITEIYDYLRLLFARVGEQFCPTCLEPISSMNASDIISQICHLEENSKIIILAPIIKDKKGSFNDKLESLRLKGYVRAFVDGVMVRLDEEIHLHKTKKHTIEAVVDRVVINSENSSRIASAVEKALKESYGELEVEILQDNAPSIRKHYSEHKACFKCKMSFEELEPLSFSFNSPKGACESCLGLGTKFSLDISKILDPNTPLNQGAIKVIFGYNRSYYAQMFEGFCEYNSIDTALCFNELNKEQQDALLYGNGTEISFHFKNSPLKRPWKGIIQIAYDMFKEQKDLSDYMSEKTCSSCKGHRLKASSLSVQVAGLKMADFLTKPIEEVYHFFNDPTHFSYLNEQEKKIAEPILKEILERVFFLYDVGLGYLTLGRDARTISGGESQRIRIASQIGSGLTGVLYVLDEPSIGLHEKDTLKLINTLRNLQKKGNTLIVVEHDKETIKHADFVVDIGPKAGRHGGEVVFSGSVKELLQNNHSTALYLNGTKKIERPKFELPKEKHFLEIKNVNINNIKNLSVQIPLKQLVCITGVSGSGKSSLILQTLLPTAQTLLNHAKKTQSLNGVEIVGLEHLDKVIYLDQAPIGKTPRSNPATYTGVMDEIRILFAEQKEAKILGYSASRFSFNVKGGRCEKCQGDGDIKIEMHFLPDVLVQCDSCKGAKYNPQTLEIKVKGKSIADVLNMSVEEAYEFFAKFPKIAVKLKTLIDVGLGYITLGQNATTLSGGEAQRIKLAKELSKKDTGKTLYILDEPTTGLHFEDVNHLLQVLHSLVALGNSMLVIEHNLDIIKNADYIIDMGPDGGDKGGRVIASGTPLEVAQNCEKTQSYTGKFLALELK; the protein is encoded by the coding sequence TTGCAACATAAAACCATTATGGATAAGATCATTATTCAAGGGGCTAGGGAAAATAATCTCAAAAATATTTTTTTAGAAATCCCTAAAAACCAGTTTGTTGTTTTTACCGGATTGAGCGGTTCGGGTAAATCCACTTTGGCGTTTGACACTTTATACGCTGAAGGCCAAAGGCGCTATTTAGAGAGTTTGTCCAGCTATGCGAGGCAATTTTTAGACAAAGTGGGTAAGCCTAATGTGGATAAGATTGAAGGCCTAACCCCAGCGATCGCTATTGATCAAAAGACCACCTCTAAAAACCCTAGATCCACTGTGGGGACGATCACTGAGATTTATGATTATTTAAGGTTGCTGTTTGCAAGGGTTGGGGAGCAATTTTGCCCCACATGTTTAGAACCCATTAGTTCTATGAACGCGAGCGATATTATTTCTCAAATCTGTCATTTAGAAGAAAATTCTAAAATCATTATTCTCGCCCCCATTATTAAAGATAAAAAAGGTTCGTTTAACGATAAATTAGAAAGCTTGCGTTTGAAGGGGTATGTGAGGGCTTTTGTTGATGGGGTGATGGTGCGTTTAGATGAAGAAATCCATTTGCACAAAACCAAAAAACACACCATTGAAGCGGTGGTGGATAGGGTGGTTATCAATAGCGAAAATTCTTCACGGATCGCTAGCGCAGTAGAAAAAGCCCTTAAAGAAAGCTATGGGGAATTAGAAGTGGAAATCTTGCAAGACAACGCGCCAAGCATCAGAAAGCATTACAGCGAGCATAAGGCATGTTTTAAATGTAAGATGAGTTTTGAAGAATTAGAGCCTTTGAGTTTTTCCTTCAATTCGCCTAAAGGGGCGTGCGAAAGTTGTTTGGGTTTGGGGACAAAATTTAGCCTAGATATTAGTAAGATTTTAGATCCTAATACGCCTTTAAATCAAGGAGCGATTAAAGTGATTTTTGGGTATAACCGCAGTTATTACGCTCAAATGTTTGAAGGCTTTTGTGAATATAATAGCATTGACACCGCGCTTTGCTTTAACGAATTGAATAAAGAGCAACAGGACGCTCTTTTGTATGGGAATGGCACTGAAATCAGCTTTCATTTTAAAAACAGCCCTTTAAAACGCCCTTGGAAAGGCATTATCCAAATCGCTTATGACATGTTTAAAGAGCAAAAGGATTTGAGCGATTACATGAGCGAAAAAACTTGTTCTTCATGCAAGGGGCATCGTTTGAAAGCTTCCAGTTTGAGCGTTCAAGTCGCCGGCTTGAAAATGGCGGATTTTTTAACTAAACCCATTGAAGAAGTTTATCATTTTTTTAATGATCCCACGCATTTTAGCTATCTTAACGAGCAAGAAAAAAAGATCGCTGAACCGATTTTAAAAGAGATTTTAGAAAGGGTGTTTTTTTTATACGATGTGGGGCTAGGGTATTTGACTTTAGGGAGGGATGCGCGAACGATTAGTGGAGGGGAAAGCCAAAGGATACGAATCGCCAGTCAAATCGGGAGCGGTTTGACAGGGGTTTTGTATGTTTTAGACGAGCCTAGCATTGGCTTGCATGAAAAAGACACGCTCAAACTCATCAACACCCTTAGGAATTTACAAAAAAAGGGGAACACGCTCATTGTCGTAGAGCATGATAAAGAGACGATTAAGCATGCGGATTTTGTTGTGGATATTGGGCCAAAGGCTGGAAGGCATGGGGGTGAAGTGGTTTTTAGCGGGAGCGTGAAAGAATTATTGCAAAATAACCATTCTACCGCCTTGTATCTCAACGGCACTAAAAAGATTGAGCGCCCCAAATTTGAACTCCCTAAAGAAAAGCATTTTTTAGAAATTAAAAATGTCAATATCAATAACATTAAGAATTTGAGCGTTCAAATCCCTTTAAAACAATTGGTGTGTATTACGGGGGTGAGCGGGAGCGGTAAAAGCTCGCTGATCTTACAAACCCTTTTACCCACCGCTCAAACCCTTTTAAACCATGCTAAAAAAACTCAAAGTTTGAATGGGGTGGAGATTGTAGGGTTGGAGCATTTGGATAAAGTGATTTATTTGGATCAAGCCCCCATAGGCAAAACCCCACGAAGCAACCCTGCCACTTACACGGGGGTGATGGATGAAATCAGGATTTTATTTGCCGAGCAGAAAGAAGCTAAAATTTTAGGCTATAGTGCGAGCCGTTTTAGCTTTAATGTTAAAGGAGGGCGGTGCGAGAAATGCCAAGGCGATGGGGACATTAAAATAGAAATGCACTTTTTGCCTGATGTGTTAGTCCAATGCGATAGCTGTAAGGGCGCTAAATACAACCCCCAGACTTTAGAGATCAAGGTTAAGGGTAAATCCATTGCCGATGTGTTGAACATGAGCGTGGAAGAGGCTTATGAATTTTTTGCTAAATTCCCTAAAATCGCCGTGAAGTTAAAAACGCTTATAGATGTGGGCTTGGGCTATATCACTTTAGGGCAAAACGCTACCACTTTAAGCGGGGGGGAGGCTCAAAGGATCAAATTGGCTAAAGAATTGAGTAAAAAAGACACAGGCAAAACCCTTTATATTTTAGATGAGCCCACCACCGGTTTGCATTTTGAAGACGTGAATCACCTTTTACAGGTTTTGCATTCTTTAGTGGCGTTAGGCAATTCCATGCTAGTGATTGAGCATAATTTAGACATTATCAAAAACGCTGACTACATTATAGACATGGGGCCTGATGGGGGGGATAAGGGTGGGAGAGTCATTGCGAGCGGCACGCCTTTAGAAGTGGCACAAAATTGCGAAAAAACCCAAAGCTACACGGGAAAATTTTTAGCTTTGGAATTGAAATAG